One part of the Pandoraea faecigallinarum genome encodes these proteins:
- the hemW gene encoding radical SAM family heme chaperone HemW: MSQSVLPVQNFLRPGKISLPALPPMSLYVHFPWCVRKCPYCDFNSHEWRGGGGAQAFPEQAYLDALRHDLEQALPLVWGRPVHTVFIGGGTPSLLSAAGLDRLLSDLRALLPLDADAEITMEANPGTFEADKFRSFRASGINRLSIGIQSFNSEHLKALGRIHGGDEARHAIEIAQANFDNFNLDLMFALPNQTLAQCRQDVETAISFAPPHLSLYHLTLEPNTQFHKYPPNVPDDDTAADMQDWIAERTAGAGYGRYEVSAYAQPHRRARHNLNYWEFGDYLGIGAGAHSKISFPHRVLRQVRHKHPQRYMETAATGNAIQEEREVDARDLPFEFMLNALRLTDGVKSELFADRTGLPMAKIAKALAAGVEKGLLVDDPQRIAPSALGQRFLNDLQEMFLSRDEK; this comes from the coding sequence ATGAGTCAGTCCGTGCTGCCCGTGCAGAACTTCCTGCGCCCCGGCAAGATCAGCTTGCCGGCGCTGCCGCCGATGTCGCTGTACGTGCACTTTCCGTGGTGCGTTCGCAAGTGCCCGTACTGCGATTTCAACTCGCACGAATGGCGTGGCGGCGGGGGCGCACAAGCGTTCCCCGAGCAAGCGTATCTCGACGCACTGCGACACGATCTCGAACAGGCGTTGCCGCTGGTTTGGGGACGTCCGGTGCACACCGTGTTCATCGGCGGCGGCACACCAAGCCTGCTCTCGGCGGCGGGCCTCGATCGCCTGCTGTCGGATCTGCGCGCCCTGTTGCCGCTCGACGCCGATGCCGAGATCACGATGGAAGCGAACCCCGGTACGTTCGAAGCGGACAAGTTCCGCAGCTTCCGCGCGAGCGGCATCAACCGGTTGTCGATCGGCATCCAGAGTTTCAACAGCGAACATCTGAAGGCGCTCGGCCGCATTCACGGCGGCGACGAAGCGCGTCACGCCATCGAGATTGCGCAGGCGAACTTCGATAATTTCAACCTCGATCTGATGTTCGCGCTGCCGAACCAGACCTTGGCGCAATGCCGGCAGGACGTGGAGACGGCCATCTCGTTCGCGCCACCCCATCTGTCGCTGTACCACCTCACACTGGAACCGAATACGCAGTTTCACAAATATCCGCCGAACGTCCCGGACGACGATACGGCGGCGGACATGCAGGACTGGATCGCGGAGCGTACCGCGGGGGCCGGGTATGGACGTTACGAGGTGTCGGCCTATGCGCAGCCACACCGGCGCGCCAGGCACAACCTGAACTACTGGGAATTTGGCGACTATCTCGGCATCGGCGCGGGCGCGCACAGCAAGATTTCTTTCCCGCATCGCGTGCTGCGTCAGGTGCGCCACAAGCATCCCCAGCGGTATATGGAGACGGCCGCGACAGGCAACGCGATTCAGGAAGAGCGCGAGGTCGACGCCCGCGATTTGCCGTTCGAGTTCATGCTCAACGCATTGCGTCTGACGGATGGCGTCAAGAGCGAATTGTTCGCCGACCGGACCGGTTTGCCGATGGCGAAGATCGCCAAGGCGCTCGCGGCCGGCGTCGAGAAGGGATTGCTCGTCGACGACCCGCAACGCATTGCGCCAAGCGCGCTGGGACAACGCTTCCTGAACG